The following nucleotide sequence is from Pseudoalteromonas xiamenensis.
AATAAGTAATAATTATTGAATATCAATGCGCATATCACTAAGAGAAGCACACAGGAACTCCCAATATAATGGAGTTTTCTGCAGGTTGGGTTGCTGTGTTCTGCAAGGTAATAAGGATAAAAGCTGGAAAACGATTCGAACTGTTTCTTTTGCATTGTAATTATTGCCACACCGAATGAATATTCTTTACCCTATGGCAATAATGTTACTGAAGCAAGCCAATAATTAAGCGTTGATTTAGCTAAGTGGGATGGATATACAGATGTAGAAAATAAAAAAGAG
It contains:
- a CDS encoding DUF962 domain-containing protein translates to MQKKQFESFSSFYPYYLAEHSNPTCRKLHYIGSSCVLLLVICALIFNNYYLLAYTPIAGYGFAWIGHFFFENNKPATFKHPLYSFWGDWVMYGAWIKSLIKRV